The sequence below is a genomic window from Tenacibaculum tangerinum.
CAAGTCTTCGTACATAAAAATGGTACCTAAATCGATTGTTTTTCCAGCTAATTCTACTGGGAAATTTTGGGTTTCATACCCATTTAATAATACCGTTACAATTTGCCTTCCGTCGGACAAACCTTTGAGTGTAAAAGCACCTGTAGCATCTGTAGTGGTAGCTATATTGGCAATTTTTACACTTACGGAAACACCTTGCATCGGATTTTCAGAGTCGCCATTTAAAACCACTCCTTTTACAATATTCTGTGCGTTCAAGGCAAACAAGCCAGAAAACAACAACAATATTGTTACTGTGAAATTTCTCATAAATGATTGTTTATAAAATATTTGAATTTGTTAACTCCCTAAACCGAAAGTTCGGAAAAGGGAGGCAAAACTACAAAAAAAAGACCTTCTAAACATTAACTAATTGTTATATATTAAACAATTTTGCAACTATGGTTTGATTTTTGTTTTACTTTTGCCGCATAAAATTTATAAAATGAGAAGTACAATTGTTTTTTTAATGTTTGTTTTTGTAGCATTTACTACGCAAGCGCAACAAAATCAAAAAAAATATAAAATAAGAACTGTAGGTTTTTACAATTTGGAAAACCTTTTTGACACTGAAAATGATCCTGAAAAAAATGATGAAGCGAGTCCTATTATGGAAATGAAAGGAGATAAGGAAGAGGTGTATTGGGATAAAATAGATAAGTTAGGAGAGGTAATTTCTCAATTAGGCGCAGAAAAAGCCAAAACCAGTCCAGCAATTCTAGGTGTAGCAGAAGTTGAAAATAAAAAGGTGTTGGAAGATTTAATTGCTTCTGAAAGGTTACAAAAGAAGCGTTATAGTATCATTCATTTTGATTCACCAGACAAGAGAGGAATTGATGTCGCTTTATTGTACCAGCCACGTTATTTTAAACCCATTCATTTTGAAGCATTCAATCCTAATATTTACGACCAAAACAGAAAAATATATACGCGTGATATTTTATTGGTTTCAGGATATTTAGATGATGAATTGGTGCATGTTATTGTGAACCATTGGCCCTCAAGAAGAGGTGGAGAGGCTAAGAGCAGACCCTTACGTGAAAAAGCAGCCTATAAAGTAAAGCAGATTATAGAAAAAATTAAAGAGAATGATCCGAACCCAAAAGTGTTGATTATGGGTGATTTTAACGACGACCCTATAAACTCAAGCTTTAAAACAGTTTTACAAACAAAAACTAAAAAAAAGAATGTAAAAGAAGGAGATATTTATAATCCGTATGAAGATATGTTTCGTCGTGGATTCAATACTTTAGGATATCGAGACAATATCAATTTATTCGATCAGATTATGTTTACTTCTCCAATACTAGATAAAGGAGAAAAAGACTTTTCTACTTACAAGATGTTTAAGTCTGGAATTTTTAACAAACGTTTTTTAATTCAAAATACTGGACGTTCTAAAGGGTATCCTTTCAGGAGTTTTTCTTACGGAAGATATACCGGCGGGTATAGCGATCACTACCCAGTTTATATGTACTTAATTAAAGAAGATAAATAACTAAAAAGGCTTGCAAATTCTGCAAGCCTTTTAATTTTTACACAAACCATTCAAATAATGATTCATTCTTAACTGAAATAAAGTACCTCTTAAAAGGTCGTCAATTTGCCATAGTTCAGCAGAAGATACTGCTAAGCTAACTTTGTTAGAAGGGGTTTGAAGTAAAATAGACCTACGGCCTTTGTCTTTACTACAAGTCGCACAATTTTGTTGAAGTTTAGAATCAGTTACTTTATCTAAAAATAATTCTATTTCTTGCTCAGTTAGATGAAAGCCTATGTCTCTAAATATCAATTGAACTAAGTTTGAGTTGTTTTCTTTCCAATGAAAAGAAATGCCGATGTTGTTGTCGTATATTTTGGTTATTGCCTCCATAATTATCATGAATATACAACAAATATAAAATTTATTTAGAATAAATCTAAATAAAATATTATTTTACATCTTTTAAGAGTAGTTGAATAGAAGTGTACCCATTCCACGTATTTTCATCTACAGTATAGGCGATGTCAAAATCGTTTTGGATACAGGTTATTTTTTTTCCGAGTCCAAAGCCTATGGCATTGTATGTTTTTTTATCAGAGCCATAAATAATGTTCAGTTTTAAATGGCTATTGTCAGTTCCTACTTGTTTACCGTAACCATTATCTCTTACGGCAGTAGTGACAAAAGTGGGTTTCATATTTTGCGGTCCAAAAGGTGCCATTTGTTGAATAATTCGGAAAAATTTAGGAGTAATTTCTGAGAGTTCTATTTCAGCATCAATAGCAATTTCTGGAGTTAGTAAGTTTTTATCAATGGTTGTTGAAACTACTTCTTCAAACTTCTTTTTAAAATTTTGATACTGTTTAGGGAGTAAAGTCAAACCAGCCGCATATTTATGTCCGCCAAACTGTTCGATATACGCTGAACATTGCTCTAAGGCGTTATACACATCGAACCCTTTTACGGAGCGAGCAGAGGCAGCCAATTTTTCACCACTTTTGGTAAATACCAACGTTGGTCTGTAATAGGTTTCTGTTAAACGAGAAGCCACAATACCTATTACTCCTTTGTGCCAAGTTGCATCAAAAACAACAGTGGTATAGTTTTCTTGTTCGTTATTGTTTTCAATTTGTAACAAAGCTTCTTGAGTAATTCTTCTATCTAGCTCTTTTCTATCGGAATTGAACTTTTCAATAGCGGCGGCAAATTTAACTGCTGCTTCAAAATCCATTTCGGTTAACAGTTCAACAGCGTAGTTTCCGTGTTGTATTCTTCCTGCAGCATTAATTCGTGGAGCAATGATAAAAACAACATCGGTAATGGTAAGCTCTTTTTTTTGTAATTGATGAATAATAGCCTTAATACCGTTTCTAGGGGTTGAATTGATAACTTTTAGTCCGTGGTAAGCCAAGATTCGATTTTCACCTGTCATCGGAACAATATCAGCAGCAATTGCGGTGGCAACTAAATCTAAATACGGAACTAAATCTTCAATTGTTTGCTTTCTTTTGGAAGCCAGTGCTTGAATCAATTTAAAACCAACACCACAACCACACAGTTCGTTATAAGGGTAGTTACAGTCTACTTGTTTCGGGTTGAGCACAGCCACTGCCTTTGGAACTTCACTTCCAGGTTTGTGGTGATCGCAAATAATAAAATCGATTCCTTTTTTTGTAGCGTACTCAACTTTATCAATGGCTTTAATACCACAATCTAAGGCAATGATGAGCGAAAAATTATTGTCTTCAGCAAAATCAATTCCTTGAAAAGAAACTCCATAACCCTCTTCATACCGGTCAGGAATATAGGTGGCTATATTAGGGTGAATTGTTTTTAGGTAAGAGGCTAGTAAAGAAACAGCTGTCGTACCGTCAACATCGTAATCACCATATACTAAAATATTCTCGTTATTGGCAATCGCATTTTCAATACGTGTGACGGCAATTTTCATATCCTTCATTAAAAAAGGATCGTGTAAATCGTTCAATGAAGGGCGAAAAAACTTTTTTGCTTCTTCAAAGGTTTCAATACCACGTTGCACTAAAATTGTAGCCAAGGTTGTATCGATGGCTAATTCTTTAGCTAATTGTTTTACTTTAGTAAGATCTGGTTTCGGTTTTAGTGTCCAGCGCATAGCAATTTTTATAAGGAATTTAGTTGTTGTGGAAGTGAACAGCGGTAGTTACCTCGGCAAATTTTCTGAACATTTCCATAACACCACAGTATTTCTCTATCGATAAATCTACAGCTTTGGTAATTTTTTTCTGGTCTAAATCACTTCCATAAAAATGATAGTCTACCAACACTTTGTGATAATATTTGGGGTGTTCTTCGGTTAACTCACCAGTAACTACCATTTTAAAATCATCAAGTTTTACACGCATTTTTTCGAGCATGGGTACGATGTCTAAACCAGAGCAACCAGCTAACGATGAAAGCATCATGGCTTTTGGGCGCAAACCACTGTTGTTACCTCCAAACTCTTCAGAAGTATCAATAACTATGCGATGTCCGCTAGGGTTATCACTTTCGAATTGCATCTTTTCTTTCCAAACCGTTGTTACTGTATTTGTTGCCATATCTTGATATTTTTTGTTTATTGCGTAAGTAAGTCGGTTTACATTTCGACTTATATTCGTGTATAGTAGCACAAACTTACTGTAAAAAATTAGTATTAAAAATTTTAAAAATAAAACGATGCCATTAGTAACTCCTTTAGATCCGAATCACGATGCGGAAACCAAACAATTAGCTGATTTTTATAACGAAACCCTAGGTTTTTGTCCTAATTCGGTATTAACGATGCAGCGCCGACCAGAGATTTCAAAAGCATTTATTAATTTGAACAAAGCGGTCATGGCGAATCATGGTCGTGT
It includes:
- a CDS encoding endonuclease/exonuclease/phosphatase family protein; this encodes MRSTIVFLMFVFVAFTTQAQQNQKKYKIRTVGFYNLENLFDTENDPEKNDEASPIMEMKGDKEEVYWDKIDKLGEVISQLGAEKAKTSPAILGVAEVENKKVLEDLIASERLQKKRYSIIHFDSPDKRGIDVALLYQPRYFKPIHFEAFNPNIYDQNRKIYTRDILLVSGYLDDELVHVIVNHWPSRRGGEAKSRPLREKAAYKVKQIIEKIKENDPNPKVLIMGDFNDDPINSSFKTVLQTKTKKKNVKEGDIYNPYEDMFRRGFNTLGYRDNINLFDQIMFTSPILDKGEKDFSTYKMFKSGIFNKRFLIQNTGRSKGYPFRSFSYGRYTGGYSDHYPVYMYLIKEDK
- a CDS encoding DUF6686 family protein is translated as MEAITKIYDNNIGISFHWKENNSNLVQLIFRDIGFHLTEQEIELFLDKVTDSKLQQNCATCSKDKGRRSILLQTPSNKVSLAVSSAELWQIDDLLRGTLFQLRMNHYLNGLCKN
- the recJ gene encoding single-stranded-DNA-specific exonuclease RecJ yields the protein MRWTLKPKPDLTKVKQLAKELAIDTTLATILVQRGIETFEEAKKFFRPSLNDLHDPFLMKDMKIAVTRIENAIANNENILVYGDYDVDGTTAVSLLASYLKTIHPNIATYIPDRYEEGYGVSFQGIDFAEDNNFSLIIALDCGIKAIDKVEYATKKGIDFIICDHHKPGSEVPKAVAVLNPKQVDCNYPYNELCGCGVGFKLIQALASKRKQTIEDLVPYLDLVATAIAADIVPMTGENRILAYHGLKVINSTPRNGIKAIIHQLQKKELTITDVVFIIAPRINAAGRIQHGNYAVELLTEMDFEAAVKFAAAIEKFNSDRKELDRRITQEALLQIENNNEQENYTTVVFDATWHKGVIGIVASRLTETYYRPTLVFTKSGEKLAASARSVKGFDVYNALEQCSAYIEQFGGHKYAAGLTLLPKQYQNFKKKFEEVVSTTIDKNLLTPEIAIDAEIELSEITPKFFRIIQQMAPFGPQNMKPTFVTTAVRDNGYGKQVGTDNSHLKLNIIYGSDKKTYNAIGFGLGKKITCIQNDFDIAYTVDENTWNGYTSIQLLLKDVK
- a CDS encoding OsmC family protein gives rise to the protein MATNTVTTVWKEKMQFESDNPSGHRIVIDTSEEFGGNNSGLRPKAMMLSSLAGCSGLDIVPMLEKMRVKLDDFKMVVTGELTEEHPKYYHKVLVDYHFYGSDLDQKKITKAVDLSIEKYCGVMEMFRKFAEVTTAVHFHNN